One genomic region from Fictibacillus marinisediminis encodes:
- the sufU gene encoding Fe-S cluster assembly sulfur transfer protein SufU, producing the protein MSSNLDQLYRQVIMDHYKNPRNKGQLADDAVTINMNNPTCGDRIQLHLKVDDGKISDAKFDGEGCSISLASASMMTQTVKGLSVEDAVKLAHVFYNMMLGKDYDDTSFDLGDIEALQGVSKFPARIKCATLAWKAMEKGVGHQEEE; encoded by the coding sequence ATGTCTTCTAATTTAGATCAGCTTTACCGGCAAGTCATTATGGATCATTACAAAAACCCTCGCAATAAAGGGCAATTAGCCGATGATGCGGTCACCATCAACATGAATAATCCAACGTGCGGAGACAGAATTCAGCTTCATTTGAAGGTGGACGATGGAAAAATTTCTGACGCAAAGTTTGATGGAGAAGGGTGCTCAATCAGCCTTGCTTCTGCAAGCATGATGACACAAACGGTAAAGGGTTTATCTGTGGAGGACGCGGTTAAGCTCGCACATGTATTTTACAATATGATGCTGGGCAAAGATTACGATGATACATCATTTGATCTCGGTGACATAGAAGCCCTGCAGGGTGTTTCCAAATTCCCGGCCCGCATCAAATGTGCCACCCTTGCCTGGAAAGCGATGGAGAAGGGCGTAGGGCATCAGGAAGAAGAATAA
- a CDS encoding cysteine desulfurase: MNAHEVRKLFPILHQEVNGKPLVYFDSAATSQKPVPVIEALEKYYREYNSNVHRGVHTLGTRATDGYEGAREKVRRFINAKSTQEIIFTRGTTTSINTVAASYGLTNLSEGDEIVITPMEHHSNIIPWQQVAKKTGAALKYIPLKEDGSIDLQDVENTVTPQTKIVSVMHVSNVLGTINPVKEIAAIAHKNGAVMVVDGAQSTPHLKVDVQDLDCDFFAFSSHKMCGPTGIGVLYGKKALLNQMEPVEFGGEMIDFVDLYDSTWKELPWKFEGGTPIIAGAIGLGAAIDFLQEIGLENIQKHEHDLAEYAIERMSEIEGITIYGPKDRAGIVTFNIDDVHPHDVATVLDAEGIAVRAGHHCAQPLMKWLNASSTARASFYLYNTKDEIDSFVKGLVTTKEYFGHVF; the protein is encoded by the coding sequence ATGAACGCACATGAAGTAAGAAAGCTGTTTCCGATCCTGCATCAGGAAGTCAATGGAAAACCGCTTGTTTACTTTGATAGTGCCGCCACTTCACAAAAGCCGGTACCTGTCATTGAAGCGCTGGAAAAATATTACCGGGAATACAATTCAAACGTTCACCGGGGTGTCCATACTTTGGGGACCAGAGCTACTGACGGCTACGAGGGAGCCAGGGAGAAAGTTCGGCGTTTTATTAACGCGAAATCCACACAGGAAATTATTTTCACACGTGGAACTACGACCTCAATCAATACAGTTGCAGCAAGCTACGGTTTAACGAACCTGTCAGAAGGCGACGAGATTGTCATTACACCGATGGAACATCACAGCAATATTATTCCATGGCAGCAGGTCGCTAAAAAAACTGGTGCGGCACTTAAATACATTCCTTTAAAAGAAGATGGATCCATTGATCTTCAGGATGTTGAAAATACCGTAACTCCACAAACTAAAATCGTATCCGTTATGCACGTATCCAATGTGCTGGGAACAATTAATCCTGTAAAGGAAATTGCAGCGATCGCTCATAAAAACGGAGCTGTAATGGTAGTGGATGGGGCGCAGAGCACACCGCATTTAAAAGTGGATGTTCAAGATCTGGATTGTGATTTCTTTGCCTTCTCTTCCCATAAAATGTGCGGGCCGACTGGTATTGGTGTACTTTACGGAAAAAAAGCATTGCTGAACCAAATGGAGCCTGTTGAGTTCGGTGGAGAAATGATCGATTTCGTTGATTTGTATGACTCCACATGGAAAGAGCTTCCGTGGAAATTTGAAGGAGGAACCCCAATCATTGCAGGAGCGATCGGTTTGGGTGCGGCCATTGATTTTCTTCAGGAAATTGGGCTTGAAAACATTCAAAAGCATGAGCATGATCTTGCGGAGTATGCCATTGAGCGCATGTCGGAAATTGAGGGGATTACCATTTACGGGCCTAAGGACCGTGCTGGAATCGTGACGTTTAATATCGACGATGTTCATCCTCATGATGTAGCCACTGTTTTAGATGCTGAAGGAATTGCCGTGCGGGCTGGACATCACTGCGCCCAGCCATTGATGAAATGGCTGAATGCATCTTCAACCGCACGGGCAAGCTTTTATTTATATAACACCAAAGACGAGATTGATTCTTTTGTTAAAGGATTAGTCACGACAAAGGAGTATTTCGGCCATGTCTTCTAA
- the sufD gene encoding Fe-S cluster assembly protein SufD, whose translation MSVETSLKYDRDYVSKFSESRQEPAWLSELRLRALELAQQLPMPKPDKTKIDKWNLTEFNHVSTAEESADLPEQVKALIGDEEAGNLLVIRNGNVAHSSVTEELASQGVIFTDFVTAAQKHGDLLQKYFMKEAVSIDENRLTAIHAALVTNGAFIYVPKNVELKTPLQAIYFHDDEQTGLVNHVIIAAEDNSSVTYVENYLSTNENSESVANIVSEVFAGSGAKVVYGAVDNLAKGMTSYISRRGHAGRDARIEWALGQLNDGNTVSDNTTHLVGDGSFTDTKTVNIGQGDQKQNFVAQIFHHGKSSEGYILTHGVMKDSASSIFNGITKIEHGATKSNGEQTERVLMLSEKARGDANPILLIDEDDVTAGHAASVGRIDPIQLFYLMSRGISKAEAERLIIHGFLGPVVNEMPLESVKKRLVEVIERKVR comes from the coding sequence ATGTCAGTTGAAACTTCTTTAAAATATGACAGGGATTATGTAAGCAAGTTCTCTGAAAGCCGCCAAGAACCAGCATGGCTTTCAGAACTTCGTTTACGCGCATTGGAATTGGCACAGCAGCTTCCTATGCCTAAACCTGATAAAACAAAAATTGATAAATGGAACCTTACTGAATTCAATCACGTGAGCACTGCTGAGGAAAGCGCAGACCTTCCTGAGCAAGTGAAAGCATTAATTGGTGATGAAGAAGCGGGCAATCTGCTTGTGATCCGCAACGGAAACGTCGCTCACTCATCGGTTACAGAAGAGCTGGCTTCTCAAGGTGTCATTTTCACCGATTTCGTAACCGCAGCTCAAAAGCATGGAGATCTTCTTCAAAAGTATTTCATGAAAGAAGCTGTCAGCATTGACGAAAACCGCCTTACAGCCATTCATGCGGCACTAGTAACCAATGGTGCATTCATTTATGTTCCAAAGAATGTAGAATTGAAAACTCCGCTTCAGGCAATCTACTTCCATGATGATGAGCAAACAGGGCTCGTTAACCATGTCATCATCGCAGCGGAAGACAACAGTTCGGTCACGTATGTTGAGAACTACTTGTCAACAAACGAAAACAGTGAATCTGTTGCCAATATCGTATCTGAGGTGTTTGCAGGTTCAGGAGCTAAAGTAGTGTACGGAGCTGTCGATAATCTTGCCAAAGGAATGACTTCCTATATCAGCCGCCGAGGACATGCAGGACGCGACGCGCGAATCGAGTGGGCATTAGGACAGCTTAATGATGGAAACACAGTATCTGATAATACAACACATCTTGTCGGAGACGGTTCATTCACAGACACGAAAACTGTAAATATCGGCCAGGGTGATCAAAAACAGAACTTTGTTGCTCAAATTTTCCATCATGGAAAAAGCTCTGAAGGCTACATCTTAACTCATGGAGTAATGAAGGATTCTGCAAGCTCGATCTTCAATGGAATTACAAAGATTGAACATGGTGCGACAAAATCAAACGGCGAACAGACAGAACGGGTATTAATGCTGAGCGAAAAAGCACGCGGAGATGCGAACCCGATTCTCTTGATCGATGAAGATGATGTTACAGCTGGCCACGCTGCATCAGTTGGACGAATTGATCCGATCCAGTTGTTCTACTTGATGAGCCGCGGAATATCAAAAGCTGAGGCTGAACGATTGATCATTCATGGTTTCCTAGGGCCTGTTGTCAATGAAATGCCGCTTGAATCCGTGAAAAAACGTTTAGTTGAGGTAATAGAAAGGAAAGTCAGATAA
- the sufC gene encoding Fe-S cluster assembly ATPase SufC, with product MSTPNLKIENLRVSIDDKEIIKGLNLEINGGEIHAIMGPNGTGKSTLSSALMGHPKYEVTDGNVTFDGEDLFEMEVDERAKAGLFLAMQYPSEVSGITNADFLRSAINARREEGQEISLMKFIRELDKKMELLEMDNAFAHRYLNEGFSGGEKKRNEILQLMMIEPKIAILDEIDSGLDIDALKVVAKGINEMRNPEFGCLIITHYQRLLNYITPDKVHVMMQGRIVKSGGPELAQRLEAEGYDWIKEELGIEDETVGQEA from the coding sequence ATGTCTACACCAAATTTAAAGATTGAAAACCTGCGTGTTTCTATCGATGACAAAGAGATCATCAAAGGTTTAAACCTTGAAATAAACGGCGGAGAAATCCATGCGATCATGGGGCCAAATGGAACAGGTAAATCCACTCTTTCATCTGCGTTAATGGGGCACCCTAAATACGAAGTGACCGATGGAAACGTTACATTTGACGGAGAAGACCTTTTCGAAATGGAAGTTGACGAACGTGCAAAAGCTGGTCTTTTCCTAGCGATGCAATATCCAAGTGAAGTAAGCGGAATTACAAACGCTGACTTTTTGCGTTCTGCTATTAATGCACGCCGAGAAGAAGGTCAGGAAATTTCTCTTATGAAATTTATCCGTGAATTGGATAAGAAGATGGAGCTTCTTGAAATGGACAATGCGTTTGCTCACCGTTATTTAAATGAAGGCTTCTCTGGTGGAGAAAAGAAACGTAATGAAATTCTTCAATTGATGATGATCGAACCTAAGATTGCCATCTTGGATGAAATTGATTCTGGTTTGGATATCGATGCTCTTAAAGTAGTAGCTAAAGGCATCAATGAAATGAGAAACCCAGAGTTTGGCTGCTTAATCATTACTCACTATCAGCGTTTACTTAACTACATTACTCCAGATAAAGTACATGTGATGATGCAAGGGCGCATTGTTAAATCAGGAGGACCTGAACTTGCACAGCGTCTAGAAGCGGAAGGATATGACTGGATTAAGGAAGAGTTGGGAATTGAAGACGAAACTGTTGGCCAAGAGGCGTAA
- a CDS encoding carboxymuconolactone decarboxylase family protein — MEHQEMSGKNSTQHHLIRYKEGLGKYTENMPELIHSYNEFTRHCFKEGEISEKNKQLMALGISIYSQDEYCIIYHTKGCLDQGASENEILEAVGVAAAFGGGAAMSQGVTLVQECIQELNNPRH; from the coding sequence ATGGAACATCAAGAAATGTCTGGAAAAAACTCGACGCAGCACCATCTGATCCGCTATAAAGAAGGTCTCGGTAAGTATACGGAAAATATGCCAGAACTGATCCATTCATACAATGAATTTACACGCCATTGTTTCAAGGAAGGCGAGATCTCTGAAAAGAACAAGCAGCTGATGGCTTTGGGGATCAGTATTTATTCTCAGGATGAATACTGTATCATCTATCACACGAAAGGCTGTTTGGATCAGGGAGCCAGTGAAAATGAAATTCTTGAGGCTGTGGGGGTTGCAGCAGCTTTTGGCGGCGGAGCTGCTATGAGCCAAGGTGTAACACTTGTTCAGGAATGCATCCAGGAATTAAACAATCCCAGGCATTAA
- a CDS encoding metallophosphoesterase, translating into MEEEKVKKSLIAGSIGLGALAGAAGAAAFYSAFIEPYWFDVKKIDIKLPRLPEAFEKFHIVHISDFHLGFHFKARHIAKMADKIQGLNPDMIVFTGDLVNSHRSLKTVVKSLPYLNKIKAPFGKFAILGNHDYLESIDTISELLRKSGFELLMNENRMIKKENDELYLAGLDDYLRGEADIEKALNGIPLDRFTLLLAHEPDYFKVSSKFPVDLQLSGHSHGGQVRMPLFGPIITSKMGRKYHSGLYETENKFLYTNRGMGTTHLPFRFFCRPEITSITLK; encoded by the coding sequence ATGGAAGAGGAAAAGGTAAAGAAGTCATTGATTGCTGGTTCAATCGGATTGGGTGCCCTGGCAGGCGCTGCAGGAGCAGCAGCTTTTTATTCTGCGTTTATTGAACCGTACTGGTTTGATGTTAAAAAAATCGATATTAAGCTCCCCAGGCTTCCAGAAGCCTTTGAGAAATTTCATATTGTCCATATTAGTGATTTTCATCTGGGCTTTCATTTTAAGGCCAGGCATATTGCTAAGATGGCAGATAAAATACAGGGGCTTAATCCTGATATGATCGTCTTCACAGGCGATTTGGTGAATTCCCACCGGTCGCTGAAAACCGTTGTAAAGAGCCTTCCTTACCTAAATAAAATCAAGGCACCCTTTGGTAAATTCGCAATTCTCGGTAATCATGATTACCTTGAAAGTATCGATACCATTTCTGAACTGCTGAGAAAAAGCGGCTTTGAACTACTTATGAATGAGAACAGGATGATTAAAAAAGAAAATGATGAGCTGTACCTCGCAGGATTGGATGACTATCTGAGAGGAGAAGCAGATATCGAAAAAGCATTGAATGGTATTCCTTTAGACCGTTTTACTCTTCTGCTTGCCCATGAACCGGATTATTTCAAAGTCAGTTCCAAATTCCCTGTAGATCTGCAGCTGTCTGGCCACAGTCACGGAGGACAAGTCCGAATGCCATTGTTCGGTCCGATCATCACTTCAAAAATGGGAAGGAAATATCATAGTGGACTTTATGAAACTGAAAACAAATTTCTATATACCAACAGGGGAATGGGAACTACACATCTGCCCTTCCGTTTCTTCTGCCGGCCTGAAATTACATCCATCACATTAAAATAA
- a CDS encoding RDD family protein has protein sequence MEVQQPAGFWIRFGASILDGLIIGIPLSLIGYLFSGDFVSEDPGGDWFMNVVSFLYALLLPIYWNGYVVGKRICGIRIIKADGSKLGIGAMVLRVLVGGLIYGLTLGIALIVSAFMVGIRKDKRGIHDLIAGTYVTHLPPQKEG, from the coding sequence ATGGAAGTACAGCAACCGGCTGGTTTTTGGATCAGGTTTGGAGCCAGTATACTGGATGGCCTTATTATTGGTATTCCATTATCATTAATCGGTTATTTATTCTCAGGTGACTTTGTATCAGAAGATCCGGGTGGAGACTGGTTCATGAATGTGGTTAGTTTTCTTTATGCGCTTTTGCTGCCCATCTACTGGAACGGATATGTGGTTGGCAAGAGAATCTGTGGAATCAGGATTATTAAAGCGGACGGAAGCAAGCTGGGAATTGGGGCAATGGTTCTGAGAGTGTTAGTCGGAGGCTTAATCTATGGGTTAACCCTTGGAATTGCGTTGATTGTCAGCGCCTTTATGGTCGGTATCCGCAAAGACAAGAGAGGCATCCATGATTTGATCGCGGGTACGTATGTTACCCATTTGCCACCGCAAAAAGAAGGGTGA
- a CDS encoding MetQ/NlpA family ABC transporter substrate-binding protein — translation MKKIITLILLLALTTALAACGANGGKDKKLAGDKIVVGASNVPHAEILEAAKPLMKKKGIDLEIKTFQDYVLPNKALANNEIDANYFQHVPYLKSQMKENKNYKFENAGGIHIEPIGVYSKKYKSLKDLPNGATIIMSNSVADHGRMLTLLEHEGLIKLKPGKGYNSKIKDIAKNPKHLKFKADVEAGLLPKAYKNGEGDAVLINTNYAIDAGLNPQKDSIAIEGSDSPFVNIIAVRKGDKDAKTVKTLVEVLHSKEIQDFIKKKYKGAVVPVNK, via the coding sequence ATGAAAAAAATCATTACACTCATTCTTTTACTTGCATTGACAACAGCACTTGCTGCATGTGGTGCAAACGGAGGGAAAGACAAAAAACTAGCTGGCGATAAGATTGTTGTGGGAGCATCCAATGTTCCGCATGCTGAAATTCTTGAAGCAGCTAAGCCCTTAATGAAGAAAAAAGGAATTGATCTTGAAATTAAAACGTTCCAGGATTATGTACTTCCTAATAAAGCACTTGCAAACAATGAAATTGATGCCAACTACTTTCAGCACGTTCCGTATTTGAAATCACAAATGAAAGAAAACAAAAATTACAAATTTGAGAACGCCGGCGGCATTCATATCGAACCGATCGGAGTATATTCTAAAAAGTACAAGTCTTTAAAGGACCTTCCAAACGGAGCAACGATCATCATGAGTAATTCCGTTGCTGACCACGGACGTATGCTAACATTGCTTGAGCACGAAGGCTTGATCAAACTTAAACCTGGAAAAGGTTACAACTCAAAGATTAAGGACATTGCCAAAAACCCAAAACATTTGAAATTTAAAGCAGATGTTGAAGCTGGCCTTCTTCCAAAAGCGTATAAAAACGGTGAGGGAGACGCTGTATTGATCAACACCAACTATGCGATCGATGCTGGGTTGAACCCTCAAAAGGATTCCATTGCAATTGAAGGATCTGACTCACCTTTTGTAAATATCATTGCTGTGCGCAAAGGCGATAAAGATGCTAAAACGGTGAAAACCCTTGTTGAAGTGCTTCACTCTAAAGAAATTCAAGATTTTATCAAAAAGAAATATAAGGGTGCTGTTGTACCGGTAAACAAATAA
- a CDS encoding methionine ABC transporter permease has translation MNSLFPNVEWSGMWGATGQTLYMTAVAVLATFILGLLLGLALFLTGKGNLWENRFLNFVFSAIVNIFRSIPFIILIILLLPFTLLLVGSMLGANAALPALIIGAAPFYARMVEIALREIDKGVIEAAKSMGSSNAQIIFKVLIPESLPALVSGITVTSIALVGYTAMAGVVGAGGLGNLAFLEGFQRTQNDVTFVATVIILIIVFIIQFIGDNVTRRLDKR, from the coding sequence ATGAATAGTCTTTTTCCGAATGTGGAATGGAGTGGAATGTGGGGTGCCACCGGACAAACACTGTACATGACAGCTGTTGCGGTTCTTGCCACTTTTATTTTAGGTCTTCTTTTAGGATTAGCATTATTTTTAACGGGTAAAGGGAACCTATGGGAGAATCGATTTTTAAATTTTGTCTTCTCAGCGATCGTAAATATCTTCCGTTCCATTCCGTTTATTATCCTGATCATTTTATTGCTTCCGTTTACGCTCTTGTTAGTAGGATCTATGCTTGGCGCCAATGCAGCACTGCCTGCTTTGATCATTGGAGCTGCACCGTTTTATGCCCGGATGGTTGAGATTGCGCTTCGCGAGATTGATAAAGGGGTAATCGAGGCGGCAAAATCGATGGGATCGAGCAACGCTCAAATTATTTTTAAAGTTTTGATCCCTGAAAGCCTTCCTGCGTTGGTTTCCGGGATTACGGTAACTTCAATCGCGCTTGTCGGCTATACAGCAATGGCGGGGGTAGTCGGAGCAGGCGGGCTCGGAAATTTGGCGTTCCTTGAAGGTTTCCAGCGTACGCAAAATGATGTTACATTTGTCGCTACTGTGATCATTCTAATCATTGTGTTTATCATTCAGTTTATTGGGGATAATGTAACTCGCCGTCTTGATAAACGTTAA
- a CDS encoding methionine ABC transporter ATP-binding protein has product MITLDAVKKIFQTKDGAVNAVDHVDLSIDQGEIFGIIGYSGAGKSTLIRMLNMLERPTSGDVNVAGKNLSKLSNNELRKARQEISMIFQHFNLLWSRTVRENIAFPLEIAGVPKAERLKRVDELIKLVGLEGRGESYPSQLSGGQKQRVGIARALANNPKVLLCDEATSALDPKTTDSILNLLVEINQKLGLTIVLITHEMHVIRKICHRVAVMEAGKIVEQGPVLEVFRHPKESITKDFVKQVTEPEETTDMIKQLASEKPQSQIVQLTFVGGSAEQPVITDVIRKFDVQVNILQGKVSQTQNGPYGTLFIQLEGTDTEIQKAVAYMNGQKVEVEVISYE; this is encoded by the coding sequence TTGATAACATTAGACGCAGTAAAAAAGATTTTTCAGACGAAAGACGGAGCTGTAAACGCAGTTGACCATGTCGATCTTTCTATAGATCAAGGAGAAATTTTCGGGATTATTGGATACAGTGGTGCAGGTAAAAGTACACTCATCCGAATGCTGAACATGCTGGAAAGACCAACGAGCGGAGATGTAAACGTTGCGGGAAAAAATCTTTCCAAACTTAGTAACAACGAGCTTCGAAAAGCCCGGCAGGAAATCAGCATGATATTTCAGCATTTCAATCTGCTTTGGTCCAGAACAGTAAGGGAAAACATTGCATTTCCACTTGAGATTGCAGGTGTGCCGAAAGCAGAGCGCCTGAAGCGGGTGGATGAACTGATTAAACTTGTTGGACTAGAGGGCCGTGGAGAATCGTATCCTTCCCAATTGAGTGGAGGACAGAAGCAAAGAGTCGGGATCGCACGTGCACTGGCCAATAACCCTAAAGTTCTTCTTTGTGACGAGGCGACTTCAGCCCTTGATCCGAAAACAACAGACAGCATCCTTAATTTATTAGTTGAGATCAATCAAAAGCTCGGCTTGACCATTGTTCTTATCACACATGAGATGCATGTCATCCGAAAGATCTGCCATCGGGTCGCTGTTATGGAAGCAGGTAAAATAGTGGAACAAGGGCCGGTTTTGGAAGTATTCAGGCATCCTAAAGAGTCCATTACAAAAGATTTTGTTAAGCAAGTAACAGAGCCTGAAGAAACGACAGACATGATCAAGCAGCTGGCATCTGAAAAACCTCAGAGCCAAATTGTACAGCTCACCTTTGTTGGAGGAAGTGCAGAACAGCCCGTTATTACAGATGTGATCCGTAAATTTGACGTTCAGGTGAATATCCTGCAGGGTAAGGTATCGCAAACACAAAACGGGCCATATGGAACGTTGTTCATCCAGCTGGAAGGAACAGATACCGAAATTCAAAAAGCGGTAGCCTATATGAATGGGCAGAAAGTAGAAGTGGAGGTGATCTCATATGAATAG
- a CDS encoding anti-sigma factor domain-containing protein produces MKNGILMEVNKGKAVLLTKDGCFITVKVPRGKHPVVGMEYSVSSFSKCGTRRFIFPSLSLTIAALLILVLFSGVNPLGRNDNTVAAYVSFDVNPSLEAGVNKDLQVIKVKAYNAEGREILQSLKQKKNISLSHFASALLNAYDNKGYLKKNPDVMIGTTIVNQNNDKLLSALDETVSSIKRNASIYNSKAAITVKNINTNKRNVAKKNGVSSGKYMMYLDAKRKDKNISLNEVKNMSYTELKRKIKPVHEEPEESGHTKNHSEKILRNHRTLETIKIKTSSLHSSSPKGHAKKEVKEEKIEPKLEPNNKRAVPKTKRHEGRKSSLKAEHKEKNESKKVKPHPSKQHHEGPMYNKQAKKNTNLNTAPKQHPAVHETNKQKNQKWDKGKKLEKREQKNSPVHRSEKKYWKKEQKKNLKKPPMNKEIHKKAG; encoded by the coding sequence ATGAAGAATGGAATTTTAATGGAAGTTAATAAAGGGAAAGCCGTCCTATTAACGAAAGACGGTTGTTTCATCACCGTTAAGGTGCCACGCGGAAAGCATCCGGTGGTAGGTATGGAATACAGCGTTTCGAGTTTTTCAAAATGCGGAACGCGCCGATTTATATTTCCTTCTCTTTCACTTACAATAGCAGCATTGCTTATACTTGTTTTATTTTCAGGAGTAAATCCACTGGGCCGCAACGACAATACTGTTGCGGCTTATGTGAGTTTTGACGTAAATCCCAGCCTCGAAGCAGGAGTTAACAAAGACTTGCAAGTCATTAAAGTAAAAGCATATAACGCTGAGGGACGGGAAATTCTCCAATCATTAAAACAAAAGAAAAACATAAGCCTTTCCCACTTTGCTTCAGCTTTGCTGAACGCTTATGACAACAAAGGATATCTGAAGAAAAACCCGGATGTCATGATCGGAACAACCATCGTAAACCAAAATAATGACAAGCTTCTGTCTGCATTGGATGAGACTGTATCTTCCATTAAAAGGAATGCATCCATCTATAATTCGAAAGCCGCCATCACAGTAAAGAATATTAATACAAATAAACGGAATGTTGCAAAAAAGAATGGCGTATCATCTGGAAAATACATGATGTACTTGGATGCTAAACGAAAAGATAAGAACATTTCTCTTAATGAAGTGAAGAACATGTCTTATACCGAGCTAAAGAGAAAAATAAAACCTGTACATGAAGAGCCAGAAGAATCCGGCCATACAAAAAACCATTCAGAAAAAATTCTTCGCAATCATAGAACTCTTGAAACCATAAAGATTAAGACGAGTTCCCTGCATAGTTCTTCTCCAAAAGGACATGCGAAAAAAGAAGTCAAAGAAGAAAAGATAGAACCCAAGCTAGAACCAAACAATAAACGTGCTGTCCCAAAAACCAAAAGGCACGAAGGTCGAAAAAGCAGCCTTAAAGCTGAACATAAAGAAAAAAATGAATCAAAAAAAGTAAAACCACATCCTTCAAAGCAACATCACGAAGGGCCGATGTACAACAAGCAAGCAAAGAAAAATACTAATTTGAATACTGCTCCGAAACAGCATCCTGCTGTTCATGAAACGAATAAACAAAAAAACCAAAAATGGGATAAGGGAAAAAAGCTTGAAAAAAGAGAGCAGAAAAATTCTCCCGTTCATCGGTCTGAAAAAAAGTACTGGAAAAAAGAACAGAAGAAAAATCTTAAAAAGCCGCCAATGAATAAAGAAATACATAAAAAGGCTGGCTAA
- the sigI gene encoding RNA polymerase sigma-I factor has product MSTAFVPTIRNSTPLINIEDKVLRIQRGNDSLRNELIEAYQPFIKKVTSKVCSQYIDRTMDEFSVGLYAFNEAIDQYQEGQGSRFLSFADMVIRRRVIDYIRKEVRQNRLIYLQPDEEDEEGRVEDSYAEQKAAMEHYEEKIQAENRVYEIEEYQKLLKDFSLNFKVLSKHCPKHVDARENAKEIARLLVENQEMAEFLLEKKQLPIKDLLSMVSCSRKTIERNRKYIIAVSLIYLGDFKALKSYIQP; this is encoded by the coding sequence ATGTCTACTGCATTTGTACCAACTATTCGTAACAGCACACCACTCATTAACATTGAAGATAAAGTACTAAGAATTCAAAGAGGAAATGATTCCTTAAGAAATGAACTGATCGAAGCTTACCAGCCATTTATTAAAAAAGTGACTTCAAAAGTTTGCAGTCAATATATAGATCGTACGATGGATGAATTTAGTGTAGGTCTTTACGCTTTCAATGAAGCCATTGATCAATATCAGGAAGGACAGGGAAGCCGTTTTCTTTCCTTTGCTGACATGGTAATCCGCCGCAGGGTTATCGACTATATCCGAAAAGAAGTTAGACAGAACCGTCTGATTTATTTGCAGCCGGATGAGGAAGATGAAGAAGGCCGTGTCGAGGACAGCTACGCAGAACAAAAAGCTGCCATGGAACATTACGAAGAAAAGATCCAGGCAGAGAACCGCGTATACGAAATCGAAGAATATCAAAAACTGCTGAAGGATTTCAGCCTTAATTTTAAAGTGTTGAGCAAACATTGCCCTAAGCATGTGGATGCAAGGGAAAACGCTAAGGAAATCGCTCGTTTGTTAGTGGAAAACCAGGAAATGGCTGAATTTTTATTGGAGAAAAAACAACTTCCTATAAAAGATTTGTTAAGTATGGTTTCCTGCAGTCGTAAAACTATAGAGAGAAATCGAAAATATATAATAGCGGTATCGCTAATATATCTAGGGGACTTTAAAGCGTTAAAGTCCTATATTCAGCCTTAA
- a CDS encoding thioredoxin family protein, whose product MRDLTNIEIHNFIKGSTEEPAALYIQTPLCGTCKMGRRMLDITLEAISQSETSEPKIGACNLNAMPELAEKYSITSVPCLLFLNRGIAVKKIYAMQSVDFLYQNVKKYL is encoded by the coding sequence ATGAGGGATTTAACTAATATAGAAATTCATAATTTTATTAAAGGTTCAACAGAGGAGCCAGCAGCTCTTTATATCCAGACACCGCTTTGCGGAACGTGTAAGATGGGAAGGCGGATGCTCGACATCACATTGGAAGCAATAAGCCAGTCAGAAACGTCTGAACCTAAAATCGGGGCTTGCAACCTAAATGCGATGCCGGAGCTTGCTGAAAAGTACAGCATCACGAGTGTCCCTTGCCTGCTTTTTTTAAACAGGGGCATTGCCGTAAAGAAGATTTATGCCATGCAATCTGTTGATTTTTTGTATCAAAACGTAAAAAAGTACCTGTAA